A genomic segment from Tuwongella immobilis encodes:
- a CDS encoding isocitrate/isopropylmalate dehydrogenase family protein has protein sequence MQIVLIAGDGIGPEVTAATQEVIAATGVKIDWIDAPAGLHSAEQFGDPLPERTLDLIRQYRVALKGPCTTPVGKGFRSINVKLRQSLELFASVRPVQSLPHLKTPFEQVNLIVVRENTEGLYAGLEHQVVPGVIESLRVITRTAAERIVRYAFELARQYGRRMVTFCHKADVMRLSDGLFLQCAREVADDYPFIDFEEKPIDNVCLELVTDPKHYDVLVMENLFGDVISDLCAGLVGGLGVVPGANLGSKYAIFEAVHGSAPDIAGKGLANPIACIRSGAMLLEHIGRRDAAARIEHAVVETLRAGVGLTRDLGGDGNTRTITDAIISHLPTGSHA, from the coding sequence ATGCAAATTGTGCTGATCGCCGGGGACGGAATCGGCCCAGAAGTCACCGCAGCGACGCAAGAAGTCATTGCGGCCACTGGGGTGAAAATCGATTGGATCGATGCCCCCGCCGGGTTGCATTCCGCCGAGCAATTCGGCGACCCGTTACCGGAACGCACGCTGGATCTCATTCGCCAGTATCGGGTTGCGCTCAAAGGGCCATGCACCACGCCCGTGGGCAAGGGCTTTCGGTCGATCAATGTGAAGTTGCGTCAATCGTTGGAGCTTTTCGCCAGTGTGCGGCCCGTGCAGTCGCTGCCGCACCTGAAGACGCCGTTTGAACAGGTCAATCTGATTGTCGTGCGGGAAAATACCGAAGGACTCTACGCCGGGCTGGAGCATCAAGTGGTGCCGGGGGTGATTGAGAGCCTGCGCGTCATCACCCGCACCGCCGCCGAGCGGATTGTCCGATACGCCTTTGAATTAGCTCGCCAATATGGTCGGCGAATGGTCACGTTCTGCCACAAGGCCGACGTGATGCGGCTCTCGGACGGGCTGTTTTTGCAGTGTGCCCGAGAGGTGGCGGATGATTATCCGTTCATTGATTTTGAAGAAAAGCCCATCGACAACGTCTGCTTGGAATTGGTGACCGATCCAAAGCATTATGATGTGCTGGTGATGGAAAATCTGTTCGGGGATGTGATTAGCGATCTCTGTGCGGGGCTGGTGGGCGGTTTGGGCGTGGTGCCGGGCGCGAATTTGGGCAGCAAGTATGCCATTTTCGAGGCGGTTCACGGCAGCGCACCGGATATTGCCGGCAAAGGTCTGGCGAATCCTATCGCGTGCATTCGTTCGGGGGCCATGCTGTTGGAGCATATCGGGCGACGGGATGCGGCGGCGCGCATTGAGCATGCGGTTGTGGAAACGCTGCGAGCGGGAGTTGGTCTGACTCGCGATTTGGGCGGCGATGGCAACACACGCACCATCACCGATGCGATCATTTCCCATCTGCCAACCGGGAGCCACGCATGA
- a CDS encoding RNA polymerase sigma factor has product MNPELLLNVLLQLQNQANNRKQAECAFNQIEAVYYPRMVCFLTNSGVERSEAESIANSVLMLLWDAPEKFDVSRVTNGRYDRLFWAWLQQILIHRRTDYFRALKRQKRVIYSDQMLDFESEHPDLVARDSENALDDAERAGHARELIRKFKKTLTVPQQRMTMVLMETEGVDFKLDLLMTICGISRPDACKLRKRVQKKFRQFLQQQGMSEA; this is encoded by the coding sequence ATGAACCCGGAATTGCTGCTCAACGTGCTGCTGCAACTGCAAAATCAAGCGAACAACCGCAAACAGGCTGAGTGTGCATTCAATCAAATCGAGGCGGTTTACTACCCCAGAATGGTGTGCTTTCTCACCAACTCGGGGGTGGAACGAAGCGAAGCCGAGTCCATCGCCAATTCGGTGCTGATGCTGTTGTGGGATGCGCCGGAAAAATTTGATGTGAGCCGAGTGACAAACGGGCGATACGATCGGCTGTTCTGGGCCTGGTTGCAGCAGATTCTGATTCATCGGCGTACCGACTACTTTCGGGCGTTGAAGCGACAGAAGCGGGTCATCTACTCCGATCAGATGTTGGATTTTGAATCCGAGCATCCCGATCTGGTGGCTCGCGACTCCGAAAATGCGCTGGACGATGCGGAACGCGCAGGCCATGCTCGCGAGCTGATTCGGAAATTCAAAAAGACGCTGACGGTACCGCAGCAGCGCATGACGATGGTGCTGATGGAAACCGAAGGCGTGGATTTCAAGTTGGATCTGTTGATGACCATTTGTGGCATCTCTCGACCCGATGCTTGCAAACTTCGAAAACGTGTCCAGAAAAAATTTCGCCAATTTTTGCAACAGCAGGGGATGAGCGAAGCATAA
- a CDS encoding isocitrate/isopropylmalate family dehydrogenase, with protein sequence MSQRIVFLQGGGIGLEQEQSLRHLLTVLGVKLEFQVIRAGRYAVEHGEPAISPEVISAIRETGIALKTKLFSPVPKGKEMPVNVNAQLRKALGLFASVRPIHNLAGLPSRFSGLNFVLVREITEDLYAASEHEIVPGVVQSFKIVTEAACLRFFRFTCELTRAMGRKTVHCIHKANILKLADGLFLDCFRRVIAEYPDLVGKDMIVDNGCMQMVSRPHQFDVVAAGNLYGDLLSDLGAGLVGGISCTASVNYGENVKVYEAIFGASHDQVPPGRANPLPLLMPAIELLRDLGYTDPATRLLTAIETVLQAGQVRTRDLGGSASTTDFTEAIARELM encoded by the coding sequence ATGAGCCAACGCATTGTCTTTTTGCAGGGCGGCGGAATCGGACTCGAACAAGAGCAATCGCTGCGCCATCTGCTGACCGTTTTGGGCGTGAAGTTGGAATTTCAGGTGATTCGGGCTGGTCGCTACGCCGTCGAACATGGCGAACCGGCCATCAGCCCCGAGGTGATTTCCGCCATCCGCGAGACTGGCATCGCCCTGAAAACCAAGCTATTTTCCCCCGTGCCCAAGGGAAAGGAAATGCCCGTCAACGTCAACGCCCAGCTTCGCAAGGCGTTGGGGCTGTTCGCCAGCGTGCGGCCGATTCACAATCTGGCGGGGCTGCCTTCCCGATTCAGCGGCCTGAATTTTGTGCTGGTGCGCGAAATTACCGAGGATCTCTACGCGGCCAGCGAACACGAAATTGTTCCGGGAGTGGTGCAATCGTTCAAGATTGTGACCGAGGCCGCCTGCTTGCGATTCTTCCGCTTCACCTGCGAATTGACCCGCGCCATGGGGCGCAAGACCGTGCATTGCATCCATAAGGCGAACATTCTTAAGTTGGCCGATGGGTTGTTCCTGGATTGCTTCCGCCGGGTGATTGCCGAGTATCCGGATCTGGTTGGTAAGGATATGATCGTCGATAACGGCTGCATGCAGATGGTCAGCCGGCCGCATCAATTTGATGTGGTTGCCGCCGGGAACCTCTACGGTGACTTGCTGAGCGATTTGGGCGCGGGGCTTGTCGGGGGGATCTCGTGTACCGCGTCTGTGAACTATGGCGAGAATGTGAAGGTGTACGAGGCCATCTTCGGCGCCAGTCACGATCAGGTGCCCCCGGGCCGTGCCAATCCGCTGCCGTTGTTGATGCCCGCCATCGAACTGCTGCGCGATCTGGGCTACACCGATCCCGCGACGCGGTTGTTGACGGCGATTGAAACGGTGCTGCAAGCCGGGCAGGTGCGAACCCGCGATCTGGGCGGCAGTGCAAGTACCACCGATTTCACCGAAGCGATTGCCCGAGAATTGATGTAA
- a CDS encoding DUF2309 domain-containing protein, translating into MAVSDSPDPSPLESLRHAIDHAAHWLPAQGPIAVFVHHNTLHALESLPFDDAVQQGATIFGCQPYLTEDRYRDALGRGRIRLAELQAVVREELAATADQSILGLITRAELRDVLLQYPLPVATEPELDWFLAQTNALRTIRPEASSAERLRFLSETRRWVLRDLRGGNEGERIVALRGERACAPQWLEQLFDELDESRIESWDEATWETFALRALWHLCRDGVRDIPNKPRPMPLDLRPRDWLLDVLQVDSDALVHEPLIRFCAAFLDQGLARWPLPMREQGFFRAVLALAETDIASRLAWRADWKALVLAERAAGRSPLESVAESLADLGIAPAEWSDFLAQTLLALRGWAGMFHQVETRGDRVALPIPEGSLVEFLAIRLLLDRAVIRWLIREHFQDTAPLAGLRQRLQPLRSQPPVGSAELRAFRIFQLAQLFGWAASDLVHLRAADWETLVTEIESFSSRERRRTFHLAYERRLRTQTLDALAAMPRRLQSLESAPESAPASSPSQVPRFQAIFCIDEREESFRRHLTELAPDCETFGAAGFFSIPMYYRGAAEAYFVPLCPVVIRPGHWVEEVVDADAESQHRQRAKTRRLLAATAHRVHLASRDLFLGSLVSTIFGLLSAVPLMTRVLLPRWTAKMRRSLGRFLRTPPATRLHLERHEAAAGPENGHRGFAVPEMTDLAERLLRDIGLTRRLARLVFVIGHGSNSLNNPHKSAYDCGACGGSSGGPNGRAAAQILNDARVRAGLAQRGIEIPESTIFVGGFHNTCDDSVTLFDLESLPQSHAAEFQQAKREIRQTCERNAHERCRRFMSAPLAQSFEDARHHVEARSEDLAQPRPELGHATNAIAIVGRRERTRGLFLDRRAFLVSYDPEQDTADHAILARILAAVFPVCAGINLEYYFSHIDSQGFGCGSKLPHNLTGLLGVMDGALSDLRTGLPWQMVEIHEPVRLLMVIETTPAAMLAILERLPAVGQLCRNAWVQLATLDPDSQTIHVWNGETLVPYTPSSTTLPHAASSVDWYRGWREHLEFARIGPET; encoded by the coding sequence ATGGCCGTGTCCGATTCGCCCGACCCGTCGCCGTTGGAATCGCTCCGACATGCGATTGACCATGCCGCCCATTGGCTTCCGGCTCAAGGGCCGATTGCCGTGTTCGTCCATCACAACACGCTGCACGCGCTGGAATCGCTGCCGTTTGATGATGCCGTGCAACAAGGTGCGACCATTTTTGGTTGCCAGCCGTATCTCACGGAAGATCGCTACCGCGACGCCTTGGGGCGGGGCCGAATTCGTCTCGCGGAGTTGCAAGCGGTCGTGCGGGAAGAATTGGCCGCCACTGCCGATCAGTCGATTCTCGGACTCATCACCCGCGCGGAACTCCGCGATGTGCTGTTGCAGTATCCGTTGCCCGTCGCCACCGAACCGGAACTCGATTGGTTCCTGGCACAAACCAACGCCTTGCGAACCATTCGCCCCGAAGCCTCATCCGCAGAACGACTTCGGTTCCTTTCCGAAACGCGGCGCTGGGTGCTGCGGGATCTTCGCGGGGGCAACGAAGGCGAGCGAATCGTCGCACTCCGCGGCGAACGTGCCTGCGCTCCCCAATGGTTGGAACAACTCTTCGACGAACTCGATGAATCGAGAATCGAATCGTGGGACGAAGCGACCTGGGAAACGTTTGCGCTGCGGGCCTTGTGGCATCTTTGCCGAGATGGGGTGCGCGACATTCCCAACAAGCCGCGGCCGATGCCGTTGGATTTGCGACCCCGCGATTGGCTTTTGGACGTGTTGCAGGTGGATAGCGATGCCCTGGTCCATGAGCCGCTGATTCGCTTTTGTGCGGCGTTTTTGGATCAAGGGTTGGCCCGATGGCCGCTGCCAATGCGGGAGCAGGGGTTCTTCCGTGCCGTGCTGGCGCTGGCCGAAACCGATATCGCCTCCCGATTGGCCTGGCGTGCCGACTGGAAAGCGCTGGTGCTGGCCGAACGTGCCGCCGGACGATCGCCGCTGGAATCCGTCGCGGAATCGCTCGCCGATTTGGGCATCGCCCCTGCCGAATGGAGCGATTTTCTCGCACAAACGCTGCTGGCCTTGCGCGGGTGGGCCGGGATGTTCCATCAGGTGGAAACACGCGGCGACCGAGTGGCATTGCCGATCCCCGAGGGGAGTCTGGTCGAATTTCTTGCCATTCGCTTGCTGTTGGATCGTGCGGTGATTCGCTGGCTGATTCGGGAGCATTTCCAAGATACTGCTCCGCTTGCCGGATTGCGCCAGCGATTGCAGCCGCTTCGTTCGCAACCCCCCGTGGGCAGCGCGGAACTGCGGGCGTTTCGCATCTTCCAATTGGCGCAATTGTTTGGTTGGGCCGCCAGCGATTTGGTGCATCTGCGGGCCGCGGATTGGGAAACGCTGGTGACGGAAATCGAATCTTTTTCCAGTCGGGAACGCCGCCGCACCTTCCATCTCGCCTACGAACGCCGATTGCGAACGCAAACGCTGGATGCCCTCGCGGCAATGCCCCGACGCCTACAATCTCTCGAATCGGCTCCCGAATCGGCTCCTGCATCGTCGCCATCCCAAGTGCCACGATTTCAAGCGATTTTCTGCATCGATGAACGCGAAGAATCGTTTCGGCGGCATCTCACGGAATTGGCCCCCGATTGCGAGACTTTCGGCGCGGCGGGGTTCTTTTCGATTCCGATGTATTATCGTGGGGCGGCGGAAGCGTACTTTGTGCCGCTCTGTCCGGTGGTGATTCGACCGGGGCATTGGGTGGAAGAAGTGGTGGATGCCGATGCGGAATCGCAGCATCGCCAACGGGCCAAGACCCGCCGTCTCCTCGCCGCCACCGCTCACCGCGTGCATTTGGCCAGCCGCGATTTATTCCTAGGCTCGCTGGTGTCGACAATTTTCGGCCTGCTATCGGCGGTGCCGCTGATGACTCGCGTGCTGCTGCCACGCTGGACGGCCAAGATGCGCCGCAGTTTGGGCCGATTTCTCCGCACGCCCCCCGCGACACGCTTGCATTTGGAACGTCACGAAGCCGCCGCCGGGCCGGAAAATGGCCATCGCGGATTCGCCGTACCGGAAATGACCGATCTTGCCGAGCGATTGCTGCGGGACATCGGCCTCACTCGGCGATTGGCCCGGCTGGTCTTCGTCATCGGCCATGGTTCCAACAGTTTGAATAATCCGCATAAATCGGCCTACGATTGCGGCGCCTGCGGCGGGAGTTCCGGCGGTCCCAATGGCCGAGCGGCGGCGCAGATTCTCAATGATGCGCGGGTGCGGGCCGGACTCGCACAGCGGGGTATCGAGATTCCCGAATCGACGATCTTCGTGGGTGGGTTTCACAATACCTGCGATGATTCCGTGACGCTGTTCGATCTGGAATCGCTGCCCCAATCTCACGCGGCGGAGTTTCAACAGGCGAAACGCGAGATTCGCCAGACTTGCGAACGCAATGCCCACGAACGCTGCCGCCGATTCATGTCCGCCCCGCTCGCGCAGTCATTCGAGGATGCCCGGCATCACGTCGAAGCGCGCTCGGAAGACTTGGCACAGCCTCGCCCGGAATTGGGCCACGCGACGAACGCCATCGCCATCGTCGGTCGCCGCGAGCGCACCCGCGGATTGTTCCTGGATCGGCGGGCGTTTCTGGTCTCCTACGATCCCGAACAAGACACGGCCGATCACGCGATTTTGGCCCGCATTTTGGCCGCCGTCTTCCCCGTGTGCGCGGGCATCAATCTGGAATACTACTTCTCGCACATCGATAGTCAGGGCTTTGGCTGCGGCTCGAAATTGCCCCACAATCTCACCGGATTACTGGGCGTGATGGATGGCGCACTCAGCGATCTCCGCACCGGCTTACCCTGGCAGATGGTCGAAATTCACGAGCCGGTCCGGTTGCTGATGGTCATCGAAACCACACCCGCCGCCATGCTCGCCATCTTGGAGCGACTTCCCGCGGTGGGGCAACTTTGCCGCAATGCCTGGGTGCAACTGGCGACGCTCGACCCCGATTCGCAGACGATCCACGTCTGGAACGGCGAGACATTGGTGCCCTACACGCCCAGCAGTACCACGTTGCCGCACGCCGCCAGTTCCGTGGATTGGTATCGTGGCTGGCGAGAGCATTTGGAATTCGCCCGAATTGGGCCGGAGACTTGA
- a CDS encoding proton-conducting transporter transmembrane domain-containing protein translates to MGDIHDWLKLMAAGVVLAPLVLLAVIGIPSLIDRKLSERHLERAVQAATSLGFLGSVGVLVLMLIHGMNTLTISVGQFVAIPIYHFQINLIFDRLSLPLVLLTYVLCGTIGSFAGRYMHREPGYNRFFVLFSLFLLGMVLASLAGTIEVLFTGWELVGLSSALLVAYFHERPAPVKNGMRIWCVYRISDAGLLLAAVVMHHLIGEGDFSRLMGSQADWPNQQLAPISPSETLLLGGLLLLAAMGKSGLVPFSGWLPRAMEGPTPSSAVFYGALSVHLGAFLLLRISPVLDASPTLSIAVLLVGLTTALLGWLIGRVQTDIKSVLSFASLTQVGLIVAEIGLGWRMIPLVHLLGHACLRTLQFIRAPTLLADYRGFENALGERLPRPLGIWSRLIPARGQRWLYRFGLEQGFLDHWLQFAVAEPFLKFFRACDRFEERCSRWLSGESASRPSDSPSEKGSA, encoded by the coding sequence ATGGGCGACATTCACGATTGGCTGAAGCTGATGGCCGCCGGGGTGGTGCTGGCCCCGCTGGTGCTGCTGGCAGTGATTGGCATTCCCTCGCTGATCGATCGCAAATTGTCGGAACGCCACCTGGAGCGGGCCGTGCAAGCCGCCACGTCCCTCGGTTTTCTCGGCTCTGTGGGCGTGCTGGTTCTGATGTTGATTCACGGAATGAACACGCTGACCATCTCGGTGGGGCAATTTGTGGCCATTCCGATTTATCATTTTCAGATCAATTTGATTTTCGATCGGCTGTCGCTGCCGCTGGTGCTGCTGACGTATGTGCTGTGCGGCACGATCGGCTCGTTTGCCGGGCGATACATGCACCGCGAGCCGGGATACAATCGGTTTTTTGTGCTGTTTTCGCTGTTTTTGCTCGGCATGGTGCTGGCATCGCTGGCGGGCACCATCGAAGTGCTGTTCACCGGCTGGGAGTTGGTCGGGCTATCGTCGGCGTTGCTGGTGGCGTACTTCCATGAACGGCCCGCGCCGGTGAAAAACGGCATGCGCATCTGGTGTGTGTACCGCATTTCCGATGCCGGGCTGCTGCTGGCGGCGGTGGTCATGCACCATCTCATTGGCGAAGGCGATTTTTCGCGATTGATGGGCAGCCAGGCCGATTGGCCGAATCAGCAATTGGCTCCGATTTCGCCGAGTGAAACGCTGCTGCTGGGCGGATTGCTGCTGCTGGCGGCGATGGGGAAATCCGGGCTGGTGCCGTTTAGCGGCTGGCTGCCCCGCGCCATGGAAGGGCCAACGCCGTCGAGTGCGGTCTTCTACGGGGCGCTGTCGGTGCATCTGGGGGCATTTTTGCTATTGCGGATTAGTCCGGTGCTGGATGCCTCGCCGACGTTGTCGATTGCGGTGCTGCTGGTCGGGCTGACGACGGCGTTGCTGGGGTGGCTGATTGGCCGCGTGCAAACCGACATCAAATCGGTGCTGTCATTCGCATCGCTGACGCAAGTGGGGCTGATTGTCGCCGAGATTGGCCTGGGCTGGCGGATGATTCCGCTGGTGCATCTGCTGGGGCACGCCTGCCTGCGCACGCTGCAATTCATCCGCGCCCCGACGCTCTTGGCCGATTATCGCGGCTTCGAGAACGCTTTGGGGGAACGCTTGCCGCGGCCATTGGGCATCTGGTCCCGATTGATTCCCGCTCGTGGCCAACGCTGGCTGTACCGCTTCGGGTTGGAGCAGGGATTTTTGGATCATTGGCTGCAATTCGCAGTCGCCGAGCCATTTCTGAAGTTTTTCCGCGCGTGTGATCGGTTCGAGGAACGCTGTTCGCGGTGGTTATCCGGCGAGTCGGCGTCTCGTCCTTCGGATTCGCCCTCCGAAAAAGGATCGGCATGA